A single Anopheles arabiensis isolate DONGOLA chromosome 2, AaraD3, whole genome shotgun sequence DNA region contains:
- the LOC120894752 gene encoding katanin p60 ATPase-containing subunit A1 isoform X1: MLVQYGGATGTRSHGVSSTSSAMNEYHHGGYHPSHGYAPQPYEPPTHGHVGTGNNLLEAALGGRQGPTGGSTGSTVPHHNPSNASTYKMSRTVSNSHPALERSDVHVEYEVAVPIHSIESIRHTPYHSLWNLHECSAPSTSGFQHMARMMDTLILDNLAPFAFTKITTTHRPTRISGGGGGTGGGGSSGSGGSGGSGSNGVPGGGGGGGVGLLETRNGPLGGMGQEGILRGGPGGLGSGGSMGVKKATSTSNVSNLIGAGTVSTSTIRVNLQKNKIPTQGQCGPLPGEVHPNPRHASLASNAASPPTATDSRWISSLRRRDPELQPTLPSINHSNHHSTSSLTQQHSIGYTSSSNTPNTDRRSSRTSGQKSSLRKSRSVERIRARKLATSKVKERPKKSSSEEGGASDDQEVTSVEENSPQQQHSPVKRLEKQKLFSPIGYEPHLIDTLEKDMLQKNPNVQWNDVAGLNEAKAILQEAVVLPVILPDFFRGIRRPWKGVLMVGPPGTGKTMLAKAVATECGTTFFNVSSSTLTSKYRGESEKLVRLLFEMARFYAPSTIFIDEIDSLCACRGSDSEHEASRRFKAELLIQMDGLNAANDDKVIMVLAATNHPWDIDEAFRRRFEKRVYIGLPNDNTRKALLELCLKGVNISPDLNTDTITEQLNGYTGSDIANVCRDAAMMAMRRHINGLSPSEIKMIRREEVDLPVTAQDFQDAMVKTRKSVSANDVARYETWMDEYGSC, encoded by the exons ATGCTGGTACAGTACGGTGGTGCAACCGGAACACGCAGCCACGGggtcagcagcaccagcagtgcGATGAACGAGTACCATCACGGCGGTTACCATCCGTCGCACGGGTACGCACCGCAGCCGTACGAACCGCCGACCCACGGGCACGTCGGCACCGGTAATAATCTGCTCGAGGCGGCACTTGGCGGCCGCCAAGGTCCGACCGGCGGCAGCACAGGTAGCACTGTTCCACACCACAACCCTTCTAACGCAAGCACGTACAAAATGTCTCGTACCGTTTCCAACTCGCACCCGGCCCTGGAACGGTCCGACGTACATGTGGAATACGAAGTCGCCGTCCCGATCCACAGCATCGAGTCGATCCGGCACACGCCGTACCATTCGCTATGGAATCTGCACGAGTG CTCCGCACCGTCCACGTCCGGCTTCCAGCATATGGCCCGCATGATGGACACGCTGATCCTGGACAATTTGGCACCGTTTGCGTTCACGAAAATCACCACCACGCACCGCCCGACGAGGatcagcggtggtggtggtggaactggcggcggcggcagcagcggcagtggTGGCAGCGGCGGCTCGGGCAGTAATGGCGTgcccggcggtggtggtggcggaggcGTTGGGCTGCTCGAGACCCGCAACGGACCGCTGGGCGGCATGGGCCAGGAGGGGATCCTGCGCGGCGGCCCGGGCGGGCTCGGCAGCGGGGGCAGCATGGGCGTCAAGAAGGCAACCAGCACGAGCAACGTCAGCAATCTGATCGGTGCCGGTACGGTCAGCACGTCCACGATTCGGGTGAACCTGCAGAAGAACAAAATACCGACACAAGGTCAGTGCGGTCCGCTACCTGGTG AGGTCCACCCGAACCCGCGCCATGCTAGCCTCGCCTCGAACGCAGCATCGCCCCCGACGGCGACCGATTCGCGCTGGATCTCGTCGCTGCGGCGCCGCGATCCGGAGCTGCAACCGACACTGCCCTCGATCAATCACTCTAACCACCACAGTACCTCCTCGCTGACGCAGCAGCACAGCATCGGCTACACCAGCTCCTCCAACACGCCGAACACGGACCGGCGCAGCAGCCGGACGAGCGGCCAGAAGTCGTCCCTGCGCAAGAGCCGCTCGGTCGAGCGCATACGGGCCCGCAAGCTGGCCACCTCGAAGGTGAAGGAGCGGCCGAAAAAGTCCTCCTCCGAGGAGGGGGGCGCGTCCGACGACCAGGAGGTGACCTCGGTGGAGGAAAACtcgccccagcagcagcactcgcCGGTCAAGCGGCTCGAGAAGCAGAAGCTGTTCAGTCCGATCGGGTACGAGCCGCACCTGATCGACACGCTCGAGAAGGACATGCTGCAGAAGAACCCGAACGTCCAGTGGAACGACGTGGCCGGGCTGAACGAGGCGAAGGCGATCCTGCAGGAGGCGGTCGTGCTGCCGGTGATACTGCCCGACTTCTTCCGCGGCATCCGGCGCCCGTGGAAGGGTGTGCTGATGGTGGGCCCGCCCGGCACCGGCAAAACGATGCTGGCCAAGGCGGTCGCGACCGAGTGCGGCACCACGTTCTTCAACGTGTCGTCCAGCACGCTCACGTCCAAGTATCGCGGCGAGAGCGAGAAGCTCGTCCGGCTGCTGTTCGAGATGGCCCGGTTCTACGCGCCGAGCACGATCTTTATCGACGAGATCGATTCACTGTGTGCCTGCCGGGGTAGTGACTCGGAGCATGAGGCTAGCCGGCGCTTCAAGGCGGAGCTGCTCATCCAGATGGATGGGTTGAATGCGGCCAA CGATGATAAGGTGATCATGGTGCTGGCCGCTACCAACCATCCCTGGGACATCGATGAAGCCTTCCGGCGCCGGTTCGAGAAGCGCGTCTACATTGGTCTTCCGAACGACAACACCCGCAAGGCGCTGCTGGAGCTCTGCCTGAAGGGCGTGAACATTTCGCCGGACTTGAACACGGACACCATCACGGAGCAGCTGAACGGGTACACCGGTTCCGACATTGCGAACGTGTGTCG CGATGCAGCAATGATGGCGATGCGACGGCACATCAACGGTTTAAGCCCGTCCGAGATCAAGATGATACGGCGGGAGGAGGTCGACCTACCGGTCACGGCGCAGGACTTCCAGGACGCGATGGTCAAGACGCGCAAATCCGTCTCGGCGAACGATGTCGCCCGCTACGAAACGTGGATGGACGAGTACGGATCGTGCTAG
- the LOC120894752 gene encoding katanin p60 ATPase-containing subunit A1 isoform X3: MLVQYGGATGTRSHGVSSTSSAMNEYHHGGYHPSHGYAPQPYEPPTHGHVGTVAVPIHSIESIRHTPYHSLWNLHECSAPSTSGFQHMARMMDTLILDNLAPFAFTKITTTHRPTRISGGGGGTGGGGSSGSGGSGGSGSNGVPGGGGGGGVGLLETRNGPLGGMGQEGILRGGPGGLGSGGSMGVKKATSTSNVSNLIGAGTVSTSTIRVNLQKNKIPTQGQCGPLPGEVHPNPRHASLASNAASPPTATDSRWISSLRRRDPELQPTLPSINHSNHHSTSSLTQQHSIGYTSSSNTPNTDRRSSRTSGQKSSLRKSRSVERIRARKLATSKVKERPKKSSSEEGGASDDQEVTSVEENSPQQQHSPVKRLEKQKLFSPIGYEPHLIDTLEKDMLQKNPNVQWNDVAGLNEAKAILQEAVVLPVILPDFFRGIRRPWKGVLMVGPPGTGKTMLAKAVATECGTTFFNVSSSTLTSKYRGESEKLVRLLFEMARFYAPSTIFIDEIDSLCACRGSDSEHEASRRFKAELLIQMDGLNAANDDKVIMVLAATNHPWDIDEAFRRRFEKRVYIGLPNDNTRKALLELCLKGVNISPDLNTDTITEQLNGYTGSDIANVCRDAAMMAMRRHINGLSPSEIKMIRREEVDLPVTAQDFQDAMVKTRKSVSANDVARYETWMDEYGSC; the protein is encoded by the exons ATGCTGGTACAGTACGGTGGTGCAACCGGAACACGCAGCCACGGggtcagcagcaccagcagtgcGATGAACGAGTACCATCACGGCGGTTACCATCCGTCGCACGGGTACGCACCGCAGCCGTACGAACCGCCGACCCACGGGCACGTCGGCACCG TCGCCGTCCCGATCCACAGCATCGAGTCGATCCGGCACACGCCGTACCATTCGCTATGGAATCTGCACGAGTG CTCCGCACCGTCCACGTCCGGCTTCCAGCATATGGCCCGCATGATGGACACGCTGATCCTGGACAATTTGGCACCGTTTGCGTTCACGAAAATCACCACCACGCACCGCCCGACGAGGatcagcggtggtggtggtggaactggcggcggcggcagcagcggcagtggTGGCAGCGGCGGCTCGGGCAGTAATGGCGTgcccggcggtggtggtggcggaggcGTTGGGCTGCTCGAGACCCGCAACGGACCGCTGGGCGGCATGGGCCAGGAGGGGATCCTGCGCGGCGGCCCGGGCGGGCTCGGCAGCGGGGGCAGCATGGGCGTCAAGAAGGCAACCAGCACGAGCAACGTCAGCAATCTGATCGGTGCCGGTACGGTCAGCACGTCCACGATTCGGGTGAACCTGCAGAAGAACAAAATACCGACACAAGGTCAGTGCGGTCCGCTACCTGGTG AGGTCCACCCGAACCCGCGCCATGCTAGCCTCGCCTCGAACGCAGCATCGCCCCCGACGGCGACCGATTCGCGCTGGATCTCGTCGCTGCGGCGCCGCGATCCGGAGCTGCAACCGACACTGCCCTCGATCAATCACTCTAACCACCACAGTACCTCCTCGCTGACGCAGCAGCACAGCATCGGCTACACCAGCTCCTCCAACACGCCGAACACGGACCGGCGCAGCAGCCGGACGAGCGGCCAGAAGTCGTCCCTGCGCAAGAGCCGCTCGGTCGAGCGCATACGGGCCCGCAAGCTGGCCACCTCGAAGGTGAAGGAGCGGCCGAAAAAGTCCTCCTCCGAGGAGGGGGGCGCGTCCGACGACCAGGAGGTGACCTCGGTGGAGGAAAACtcgccccagcagcagcactcgcCGGTCAAGCGGCTCGAGAAGCAGAAGCTGTTCAGTCCGATCGGGTACGAGCCGCACCTGATCGACACGCTCGAGAAGGACATGCTGCAGAAGAACCCGAACGTCCAGTGGAACGACGTGGCCGGGCTGAACGAGGCGAAGGCGATCCTGCAGGAGGCGGTCGTGCTGCCGGTGATACTGCCCGACTTCTTCCGCGGCATCCGGCGCCCGTGGAAGGGTGTGCTGATGGTGGGCCCGCCCGGCACCGGCAAAACGATGCTGGCCAAGGCGGTCGCGACCGAGTGCGGCACCACGTTCTTCAACGTGTCGTCCAGCACGCTCACGTCCAAGTATCGCGGCGAGAGCGAGAAGCTCGTCCGGCTGCTGTTCGAGATGGCCCGGTTCTACGCGCCGAGCACGATCTTTATCGACGAGATCGATTCACTGTGTGCCTGCCGGGGTAGTGACTCGGAGCATGAGGCTAGCCGGCGCTTCAAGGCGGAGCTGCTCATCCAGATGGATGGGTTGAATGCGGCCAA CGATGATAAGGTGATCATGGTGCTGGCCGCTACCAACCATCCCTGGGACATCGATGAAGCCTTCCGGCGCCGGTTCGAGAAGCGCGTCTACATTGGTCTTCCGAACGACAACACCCGCAAGGCGCTGCTGGAGCTCTGCCTGAAGGGCGTGAACATTTCGCCGGACTTGAACACGGACACCATCACGGAGCAGCTGAACGGGTACACCGGTTCCGACATTGCGAACGTGTGTCG CGATGCAGCAATGATGGCGATGCGACGGCACATCAACGGTTTAAGCCCGTCCGAGATCAAGATGATACGGCGGGAGGAGGTCGACCTACCGGTCACGGCGCAGGACTTCCAGGACGCGATGGTCAAGACGCGCAAATCCGTCTCGGCGAACGATGTCGCCCGCTACGAAACGTGGATGGACGAGTACGGATCGTGCTAG
- the LOC120894752 gene encoding katanin p60 ATPase-containing subunit A1 isoform X5 produces MLFSSIPSLPQLFENVASDRVLFRRTRISAPSTSGFQHMARMMDTLILDNLAPFAFTKITTTHRPTRISGGGGGTGGGGSSGSGGSGGSGSNGVPGGGGGGGVGLLETRNGPLGGMGQEGILRGGPGGLGSGGSMGVKKATSTSNVSNLIGAGTVSTSTIRVNLQKNKIPTQGQCGPLPGEVHPNPRHASLASNAASPPTATDSRWISSLRRRDPELQPTLPSINHSNHHSTSSLTQQHSIGYTSSSNTPNTDRRSSRTSGQKSSLRKSRSVERIRARKLATSKVKERPKKSSSEEGGASDDQEVTSVEENSPQQQHSPVKRLEKQKLFSPIGYEPHLIDTLEKDMLQKNPNVQWNDVAGLNEAKAILQEAVVLPVILPDFFRGIRRPWKGVLMVGPPGTGKTMLAKAVATECGTTFFNVSSSTLTSKYRGESEKLVRLLFEMARFYAPSTIFIDEIDSLCACRGSDSEHEASRRFKAELLIQMDGLNAANDDKVIMVLAATNHPWDIDEAFRRRFEKRVYIGLPNDNTRKALLELCLKGVNISPDLNTDTITEQLNGYTGSDIANVCRDAAMMAMRRHINGLSPSEIKMIRREEVDLPVTAQDFQDAMVKTRKSVSANDVARYETWMDEYGSC; encoded by the exons ATGTTGTTCTCATCGATACCTTCACTGCCGCAACTGTTCGAGAATGTGGCCTCGGACCGGGTGCTATTCCGGCGAACTAGAAT CTCCGCACCGTCCACGTCCGGCTTCCAGCATATGGCCCGCATGATGGACACGCTGATCCTGGACAATTTGGCACCGTTTGCGTTCACGAAAATCACCACCACGCACCGCCCGACGAGGatcagcggtggtggtggtggaactggcggcggcggcagcagcggcagtggTGGCAGCGGCGGCTCGGGCAGTAATGGCGTgcccggcggtggtggtggcggaggcGTTGGGCTGCTCGAGACCCGCAACGGACCGCTGGGCGGCATGGGCCAGGAGGGGATCCTGCGCGGCGGCCCGGGCGGGCTCGGCAGCGGGGGCAGCATGGGCGTCAAGAAGGCAACCAGCACGAGCAACGTCAGCAATCTGATCGGTGCCGGTACGGTCAGCACGTCCACGATTCGGGTGAACCTGCAGAAGAACAAAATACCGACACAAGGTCAGTGCGGTCCGCTACCTGGTG AGGTCCACCCGAACCCGCGCCATGCTAGCCTCGCCTCGAACGCAGCATCGCCCCCGACGGCGACCGATTCGCGCTGGATCTCGTCGCTGCGGCGCCGCGATCCGGAGCTGCAACCGACACTGCCCTCGATCAATCACTCTAACCACCACAGTACCTCCTCGCTGACGCAGCAGCACAGCATCGGCTACACCAGCTCCTCCAACACGCCGAACACGGACCGGCGCAGCAGCCGGACGAGCGGCCAGAAGTCGTCCCTGCGCAAGAGCCGCTCGGTCGAGCGCATACGGGCCCGCAAGCTGGCCACCTCGAAGGTGAAGGAGCGGCCGAAAAAGTCCTCCTCCGAGGAGGGGGGCGCGTCCGACGACCAGGAGGTGACCTCGGTGGAGGAAAACtcgccccagcagcagcactcgcCGGTCAAGCGGCTCGAGAAGCAGAAGCTGTTCAGTCCGATCGGGTACGAGCCGCACCTGATCGACACGCTCGAGAAGGACATGCTGCAGAAGAACCCGAACGTCCAGTGGAACGACGTGGCCGGGCTGAACGAGGCGAAGGCGATCCTGCAGGAGGCGGTCGTGCTGCCGGTGATACTGCCCGACTTCTTCCGCGGCATCCGGCGCCCGTGGAAGGGTGTGCTGATGGTGGGCCCGCCCGGCACCGGCAAAACGATGCTGGCCAAGGCGGTCGCGACCGAGTGCGGCACCACGTTCTTCAACGTGTCGTCCAGCACGCTCACGTCCAAGTATCGCGGCGAGAGCGAGAAGCTCGTCCGGCTGCTGTTCGAGATGGCCCGGTTCTACGCGCCGAGCACGATCTTTATCGACGAGATCGATTCACTGTGTGCCTGCCGGGGTAGTGACTCGGAGCATGAGGCTAGCCGGCGCTTCAAGGCGGAGCTGCTCATCCAGATGGATGGGTTGAATGCGGCCAA CGATGATAAGGTGATCATGGTGCTGGCCGCTACCAACCATCCCTGGGACATCGATGAAGCCTTCCGGCGCCGGTTCGAGAAGCGCGTCTACATTGGTCTTCCGAACGACAACACCCGCAAGGCGCTGCTGGAGCTCTGCCTGAAGGGCGTGAACATTTCGCCGGACTTGAACACGGACACCATCACGGAGCAGCTGAACGGGTACACCGGTTCCGACATTGCGAACGTGTGTCG CGATGCAGCAATGATGGCGATGCGACGGCACATCAACGGTTTAAGCCCGTCCGAGATCAAGATGATACGGCGGGAGGAGGTCGACCTACCGGTCACGGCGCAGGACTTCCAGGACGCGATGGTCAAGACGCGCAAATCCGTCTCGGCGAACGATGTCGCCCGCTACGAAACGTGGATGGACGAGTACGGATCGTGCTAG
- the LOC120894752 gene encoding katanin p60 ATPase-containing subunit A1 isoform X4, translating to MRRDETYRRITREKVVVRGNTTIRTLDSTVSFLPIVESSAPSTSGFQHMARMMDTLILDNLAPFAFTKITTTHRPTRISGGGGGTGGGGSSGSGGSGGSGSNGVPGGGGGGGVGLLETRNGPLGGMGQEGILRGGPGGLGSGGSMGVKKATSTSNVSNLIGAGTVSTSTIRVNLQKNKIPTQGQCGPLPGEVHPNPRHASLASNAASPPTATDSRWISSLRRRDPELQPTLPSINHSNHHSTSSLTQQHSIGYTSSSNTPNTDRRSSRTSGQKSSLRKSRSVERIRARKLATSKVKERPKKSSSEEGGASDDQEVTSVEENSPQQQHSPVKRLEKQKLFSPIGYEPHLIDTLEKDMLQKNPNVQWNDVAGLNEAKAILQEAVVLPVILPDFFRGIRRPWKGVLMVGPPGTGKTMLAKAVATECGTTFFNVSSSTLTSKYRGESEKLVRLLFEMARFYAPSTIFIDEIDSLCACRGSDSEHEASRRFKAELLIQMDGLNAANDDKVIMVLAATNHPWDIDEAFRRRFEKRVYIGLPNDNTRKALLELCLKGVNISPDLNTDTITEQLNGYTGSDIANVCRDAAMMAMRRHINGLSPSEIKMIRREEVDLPVTAQDFQDAMVKTRKSVSANDVARYETWMDEYGSC from the exons ATGCGACGAGACGAAACGTACAGACGGATCACGCGGGAGAAGGTGGTGGTGCGAGGAAACACCACCATCCGGACGCTGGATTCAACAGTTTCCTTTCTGCCAATCGTGGAATC CTCCGCACCGTCCACGTCCGGCTTCCAGCATATGGCCCGCATGATGGACACGCTGATCCTGGACAATTTGGCACCGTTTGCGTTCACGAAAATCACCACCACGCACCGCCCGACGAGGatcagcggtggtggtggtggaactggcggcggcggcagcagcggcagtggTGGCAGCGGCGGCTCGGGCAGTAATGGCGTgcccggcggtggtggtggcggaggcGTTGGGCTGCTCGAGACCCGCAACGGACCGCTGGGCGGCATGGGCCAGGAGGGGATCCTGCGCGGCGGCCCGGGCGGGCTCGGCAGCGGGGGCAGCATGGGCGTCAAGAAGGCAACCAGCACGAGCAACGTCAGCAATCTGATCGGTGCCGGTACGGTCAGCACGTCCACGATTCGGGTGAACCTGCAGAAGAACAAAATACCGACACAAGGTCAGTGCGGTCCGCTACCTGGTG AGGTCCACCCGAACCCGCGCCATGCTAGCCTCGCCTCGAACGCAGCATCGCCCCCGACGGCGACCGATTCGCGCTGGATCTCGTCGCTGCGGCGCCGCGATCCGGAGCTGCAACCGACACTGCCCTCGATCAATCACTCTAACCACCACAGTACCTCCTCGCTGACGCAGCAGCACAGCATCGGCTACACCAGCTCCTCCAACACGCCGAACACGGACCGGCGCAGCAGCCGGACGAGCGGCCAGAAGTCGTCCCTGCGCAAGAGCCGCTCGGTCGAGCGCATACGGGCCCGCAAGCTGGCCACCTCGAAGGTGAAGGAGCGGCCGAAAAAGTCCTCCTCCGAGGAGGGGGGCGCGTCCGACGACCAGGAGGTGACCTCGGTGGAGGAAAACtcgccccagcagcagcactcgcCGGTCAAGCGGCTCGAGAAGCAGAAGCTGTTCAGTCCGATCGGGTACGAGCCGCACCTGATCGACACGCTCGAGAAGGACATGCTGCAGAAGAACCCGAACGTCCAGTGGAACGACGTGGCCGGGCTGAACGAGGCGAAGGCGATCCTGCAGGAGGCGGTCGTGCTGCCGGTGATACTGCCCGACTTCTTCCGCGGCATCCGGCGCCCGTGGAAGGGTGTGCTGATGGTGGGCCCGCCCGGCACCGGCAAAACGATGCTGGCCAAGGCGGTCGCGACCGAGTGCGGCACCACGTTCTTCAACGTGTCGTCCAGCACGCTCACGTCCAAGTATCGCGGCGAGAGCGAGAAGCTCGTCCGGCTGCTGTTCGAGATGGCCCGGTTCTACGCGCCGAGCACGATCTTTATCGACGAGATCGATTCACTGTGTGCCTGCCGGGGTAGTGACTCGGAGCATGAGGCTAGCCGGCGCTTCAAGGCGGAGCTGCTCATCCAGATGGATGGGTTGAATGCGGCCAA CGATGATAAGGTGATCATGGTGCTGGCCGCTACCAACCATCCCTGGGACATCGATGAAGCCTTCCGGCGCCGGTTCGAGAAGCGCGTCTACATTGGTCTTCCGAACGACAACACCCGCAAGGCGCTGCTGGAGCTCTGCCTGAAGGGCGTGAACATTTCGCCGGACTTGAACACGGACACCATCACGGAGCAGCTGAACGGGTACACCGGTTCCGACATTGCGAACGTGTGTCG CGATGCAGCAATGATGGCGATGCGACGGCACATCAACGGTTTAAGCCCGTCCGAGATCAAGATGATACGGCGGGAGGAGGTCGACCTACCGGTCACGGCGCAGGACTTCCAGGACGCGATGGTCAAGACGCGCAAATCCGTCTCGGCGAACGATGTCGCCCGCTACGAAACGTGGATGGACGAGTACGGATCGTGCTAG
- the LOC120894752 gene encoding katanin p60 ATPase-containing subunit A1 isoform X2 encodes MLVQYGGATGTRSHGVSSTSSAMNEYHHGGYHPSHGYAPQPYEPPTHGHVGTGNNLLEAALGGRQGPTGGSTGSTVPHHNPSNASTYKMSRTVSNSHPALERSDVHVEYEVAVPIHSIESIRHTPYHSLWNLHECSAPSTSGFQHMARMMDTLILDNLAPFAFTKITTTHRPTRISGGGGGTGGGGSSGSGGSGGSGSNGVPGGGGGGGVGLLETRNGPLGGMGQEGILRGGPGGLGSGGSMGVKKATSTSNVSNLIGAGTVSTSTIRVNLQKNKIPTQEVHPNPRHASLASNAASPPTATDSRWISSLRRRDPELQPTLPSINHSNHHSTSSLTQQHSIGYTSSSNTPNTDRRSSRTSGQKSSLRKSRSVERIRARKLATSKVKERPKKSSSEEGGASDDQEVTSVEENSPQQQHSPVKRLEKQKLFSPIGYEPHLIDTLEKDMLQKNPNVQWNDVAGLNEAKAILQEAVVLPVILPDFFRGIRRPWKGVLMVGPPGTGKTMLAKAVATECGTTFFNVSSSTLTSKYRGESEKLVRLLFEMARFYAPSTIFIDEIDSLCACRGSDSEHEASRRFKAELLIQMDGLNAANDDKVIMVLAATNHPWDIDEAFRRRFEKRVYIGLPNDNTRKALLELCLKGVNISPDLNTDTITEQLNGYTGSDIANVCRDAAMMAMRRHINGLSPSEIKMIRREEVDLPVTAQDFQDAMVKTRKSVSANDVARYETWMDEYGSC; translated from the exons ATGCTGGTACAGTACGGTGGTGCAACCGGAACACGCAGCCACGGggtcagcagcaccagcagtgcGATGAACGAGTACCATCACGGCGGTTACCATCCGTCGCACGGGTACGCACCGCAGCCGTACGAACCGCCGACCCACGGGCACGTCGGCACCGGTAATAATCTGCTCGAGGCGGCACTTGGCGGCCGCCAAGGTCCGACCGGCGGCAGCACAGGTAGCACTGTTCCACACCACAACCCTTCTAACGCAAGCACGTACAAAATGTCTCGTACCGTTTCCAACTCGCACCCGGCCCTGGAACGGTCCGACGTACATGTGGAATACGAAGTCGCCGTCCCGATCCACAGCATCGAGTCGATCCGGCACACGCCGTACCATTCGCTATGGAATCTGCACGAGTG CTCCGCACCGTCCACGTCCGGCTTCCAGCATATGGCCCGCATGATGGACACGCTGATCCTGGACAATTTGGCACCGTTTGCGTTCACGAAAATCACCACCACGCACCGCCCGACGAGGatcagcggtggtggtggtggaactggcggcggcggcagcagcggcagtggTGGCAGCGGCGGCTCGGGCAGTAATGGCGTgcccggcggtggtggtggcggaggcGTTGGGCTGCTCGAGACCCGCAACGGACCGCTGGGCGGCATGGGCCAGGAGGGGATCCTGCGCGGCGGCCCGGGCGGGCTCGGCAGCGGGGGCAGCATGGGCGTCAAGAAGGCAACCAGCACGAGCAACGTCAGCAATCTGATCGGTGCCGGTACGGTCAGCACGTCCACGATTCGGGTGAACCTGCAGAAGAACAAAATACCGACACAAG AGGTCCACCCGAACCCGCGCCATGCTAGCCTCGCCTCGAACGCAGCATCGCCCCCGACGGCGACCGATTCGCGCTGGATCTCGTCGCTGCGGCGCCGCGATCCGGAGCTGCAACCGACACTGCCCTCGATCAATCACTCTAACCACCACAGTACCTCCTCGCTGACGCAGCAGCACAGCATCGGCTACACCAGCTCCTCCAACACGCCGAACACGGACCGGCGCAGCAGCCGGACGAGCGGCCAGAAGTCGTCCCTGCGCAAGAGCCGCTCGGTCGAGCGCATACGGGCCCGCAAGCTGGCCACCTCGAAGGTGAAGGAGCGGCCGAAAAAGTCCTCCTCCGAGGAGGGGGGCGCGTCCGACGACCAGGAGGTGACCTCGGTGGAGGAAAACtcgccccagcagcagcactcgcCGGTCAAGCGGCTCGAGAAGCAGAAGCTGTTCAGTCCGATCGGGTACGAGCCGCACCTGATCGACACGCTCGAGAAGGACATGCTGCAGAAGAACCCGAACGTCCAGTGGAACGACGTGGCCGGGCTGAACGAGGCGAAGGCGATCCTGCAGGAGGCGGTCGTGCTGCCGGTGATACTGCCCGACTTCTTCCGCGGCATCCGGCGCCCGTGGAAGGGTGTGCTGATGGTGGGCCCGCCCGGCACCGGCAAAACGATGCTGGCCAAGGCGGTCGCGACCGAGTGCGGCACCACGTTCTTCAACGTGTCGTCCAGCACGCTCACGTCCAAGTATCGCGGCGAGAGCGAGAAGCTCGTCCGGCTGCTGTTCGAGATGGCCCGGTTCTACGCGCCGAGCACGATCTTTATCGACGAGATCGATTCACTGTGTGCCTGCCGGGGTAGTGACTCGGAGCATGAGGCTAGCCGGCGCTTCAAGGCGGAGCTGCTCATCCAGATGGATGGGTTGAATGCGGCCAA CGATGATAAGGTGATCATGGTGCTGGCCGCTACCAACCATCCCTGGGACATCGATGAAGCCTTCCGGCGCCGGTTCGAGAAGCGCGTCTACATTGGTCTTCCGAACGACAACACCCGCAAGGCGCTGCTGGAGCTCTGCCTGAAGGGCGTGAACATTTCGCCGGACTTGAACACGGACACCATCACGGAGCAGCTGAACGGGTACACCGGTTCCGACATTGCGAACGTGTGTCG CGATGCAGCAATGATGGCGATGCGACGGCACATCAACGGTTTAAGCCCGTCCGAGATCAAGATGATACGGCGGGAGGAGGTCGACCTACCGGTCACGGCGCAGGACTTCCAGGACGCGATGGTCAAGACGCGCAAATCCGTCTCGGCGAACGATGTCGCCCGCTACGAAACGTGGATGGACGAGTACGGATCGTGCTAG